A window of the Brumimicrobium sp. genome harbors these coding sequences:
- a CDS encoding choice-of-anchor L domain-containing protein has product MKRISLYVIIFGLFICFVAPVFGQQITAANPNVTPKQAVENVLLGGGVSAFNIKYNGSTALANNLQNPVKKFLYGGSVFPLSEGVLLTSTSASTVTGDPDLFSIANYGNPAGNKTPTNGVIIEFDFIPTGDTLSFSYVFTSSEYTSYTCSSFNDVFGFFISGPGISGPYSNNSKNIAIVPNSNNIPVGINTVNSGNAGFNSPSNCSQADPNWQANSIYFTTGYNSVYNMSSSPFSGYNGSTKELIAGVKVICGQVYHIKLAISNVTDTALDSGVFLKAGSFVSASTVDINVSNLTSTIMDTVLVEGCDQGQVCFSRAITDATDELVTHFQLSGTATQGLDYAQLSPGDSIVFAPGQTEICLPIIPYDDGIHEGLEQLIISAYSINACGDTLFSSGSVWFADKPQTPAPDAGPDIVVCNGEMGQLNGTVTSATNTIKWTYTGPGTIVFSPNNTSLNPQISMSTPGTYQLFLKETNDTCNLVGIDTMIVIYDEIYIQVSNDTIVCQNGTASLSASAQGYGNIDFHWNQTADLGPNQMVSPLTATGYTVYAESEKGCKSQTKTIQVDMYAPISAISSPSQTICPGDTVKIEAFPSGGIGAPYSYTWIDRNGNFVSNNNPIDVSPVETGNYSVTITDGCESSPFVSISEVIVGIIPEIKISVVDPAICQPAVFELYNETDATSLDETYWFISDGQSFMNNDNIDVKLVNAGYYDVTVKIVTHEGCTDSATVKNMLTVYPKPVADFTYYPNPVTNLDTKVHFQNGTKNGVSYEWFMDDASPNYSTDIDPEVQYPEYVVGDYYVQLIATSEHGCKDTIDGIVRIFPDVIIYAPNTFTPDGNEFNPVWNVYMDGVDINDITIEIYNRWGEQVWESHDLSIGWDGTYNHQLVKQGTYVWKIRAKNLVTDEIHEWVGHLNVLY; this is encoded by the coding sequence ATGAAAAGAATAAGTTTATATGTAATAATATTTGGGTTGTTTATCTGTTTTGTTGCTCCTGTTTTTGGCCAACAAATAACTGCTGCAAATCCTAATGTCACACCTAAACAGGCTGTTGAGAATGTACTTTTAGGAGGCGGGGTTAGCGCCTTCAATATCAAGTATAATGGTTCTACCGCTTTAGCAAATAACTTGCAAAATCCAGTTAAAAAGTTTCTATACGGAGGTTCTGTTTTTCCTCTTTCTGAAGGTGTGTTGCTGACCTCAACAAGTGCCTCTACTGTAACAGGTGATCCTGATTTATTTTCAATAGCTAATTATGGCAACCCTGCTGGGAATAAAACACCAACAAATGGAGTTATTATTGAATTCGATTTTATCCCAACCGGAGATACATTGTCTTTTAGTTATGTCTTTACTTCTTCTGAGTATACGTCTTATACTTGCTCTTCTTTTAATGATGTTTTTGGTTTCTTTATTTCAGGGCCAGGTATTTCGGGTCCTTATTCTAATAATTCCAAGAATATAGCTATCGTACCTAATTCAAATAATATTCCGGTAGGTATTAATACTGTAAATTCTGGAAATGCTGGGTTTAATAGCCCTTCTAATTGTTCGCAAGCAGATCCAAATTGGCAAGCTAATTCAATTTACTTTACAACGGGATATAATTCTGTCTATAATATGTCTAGTTCTCCTTTTTCTGGATATAATGGAAGTACAAAAGAATTGATTGCTGGTGTAAAAGTTATTTGTGGTCAAGTTTATCACATTAAATTAGCTATTTCTAATGTTACAGATACCGCATTAGATTCTGGAGTTTTCTTAAAGGCTGGATCCTTTGTATCCGCTTCTACTGTAGATATTAATGTGAGCAATTTAACCTCTACTATTATGGATACTGTGTTGGTGGAAGGATGCGACCAAGGACAAGTATGCTTTTCACGTGCAATTACGGATGCAACTGATGAACTCGTGACTCATTTTCAATTATCAGGAACTGCTACTCAAGGGCTAGATTATGCACAATTATCACCAGGTGATAGTATTGTGTTTGCACCTGGACAAACCGAGATATGTTTACCAATTATCCCTTACGATGATGGAATTCATGAGGGACTGGAACAATTAATTATTTCTGCATATTCCATAAATGCCTGTGGAGATACCTTGTTCTCTTCAGGGTCAGTGTGGTTCGCAGATAAACCTCAAACCCCTGCTCCAGATGCAGGCCCTGATATAGTTGTCTGTAATGGAGAAATGGGACAGTTGAATGGAACAGTTACAAGTGCTACTAATACGATAAAATGGACATATACAGGACCAGGAACAATTGTTTTTTCTCCTAATAATACCAGTTTAAATCCACAAATCTCAATGAGCACACCTGGAACATATCAATTATTTCTAAAAGAAACAAATGATACATGTAACCTAGTAGGTATTGATACAATGATCGTGATTTACGATGAAATTTATATCCAAGTATCAAATGATACAATTGTGTGTCAAAATGGAACTGCTAGTTTAAGTGCTTCTGCCCAAGGATATGGGAATATAGATTTTCATTGGAATCAAACTGCTGATTTAGGACCTAATCAAATGGTAAGCCCTCTAACTGCAACAGGTTATACAGTTTACGCTGAGAGTGAGAAGGGATGTAAATCTCAAACAAAGACCATTCAAGTTGACATGTATGCGCCGATTAGTGCAATAAGTTCGCCTTCACAGACGATATGCCCTGGAGATACGGTGAAAATAGAAGCATTTCCTAGTGGGGGTATTGGGGCACCCTATTCATATACATGGATAGATAGAAATGGGAATTTTGTAAGTAACAACAATCCAATTGATGTTTCACCAGTTGAAACTGGTAATTATTCTGTTACTATTACGGATGGCTGTGAATCCAGCCCTTTTGTTTCTATATCAGAAGTAATTGTAGGTATTATACCTGAGATTAAAATAAGTGTAGTAGATCCCGCTATTTGTCAACCAGCTGTGTTTGAATTGTATAATGAAACGGATGCGACTTCTTTGGATGAAACTTATTGGTTCATTTCAGATGGACAATCATTTATGAATAATGATAATATTGATGTAAAACTAGTAAATGCTGGATACTATGATGTTACTGTTAAGATTGTGACTCATGAAGGATGTACAGATTCAGCTACGGTTAAGAATATGCTAACAGTCTATCCAAAACCTGTAGCAGACTTTACGTATTATCCTAATCCGGTGACTAACCTTGATACCAAGGTGCATTTTCAAAATGGGACTAAAAATGGCGTGAGCTATGAGTGGTTTATGGATGATGCTTCACCAAATTATTCTACAGACATAGATCCTGAAGTTCAGTATCCTGAATATGTGGTAGGTGATTATTATGTCCAACTGATTGCAACTTCTGAACATGGTTGTAAAGATACAATTGACGGCATTGTTCGCATTTTCCCTGATGTAATTATATATGCTCCAAACACTTTCACGCCCGATGGTAATGAATTTAATCCTGTTTGGAATGTATATATGGATGGGGTAGATATTAATGATATTACAATTGAGATATACAACCGATGGGGAGAACAAGTGTGGGAGTCTCACGATTTATCTATTGGATGGGATGGTACATATAATCACCAATTGGTAAAGCAAGGAACGTATGTATGGAAGATTCGTGCTAAGAATCTAGTAACGGACGAAATTCACGAATGGGTAGGACATTTAAATGTCTTATATTAA
- a CDS encoding phosphoglycerate kinase — protein MRTISNVDFKNKRALIRVDFNVPIDEHGNVTDNTRIRAALPTIKHVLSNGGSVILMSHLGRPKDAPDAKFSLSQIVKEVSRLIEKDIIFVDDCISESAFEITKNLQNGEIVLLENLRFYVEEKKGNEDFAKKLAQHGDIYINDAFGTAHRAHASTAIIAKYFPHDKYFGLLLENEIRSIDAVLKTPKHPTTAIIGGAKVSSKISIITKLMDSVDNIIIGGGMAYTFIKAQGGSVGNSLVEDDFLDTAKEILALAKAKNIQIYLPIDTLVADAFDNHANTQVCAINAIPTGWMGLDIAVETIQKFSQIIENSNTVLWNGPMGVFEMETFKKGTEAIANSLVKATNNGAFTLVGGGDSVAAINVLHLADQVSYVSTGGGAMLEYLEGIELPGIKAIND, from the coding sequence ATGAGAACTATTTCAAATGTTGATTTCAAAAATAAAAGAGCCTTAATCAGAGTTGATTTTAATGTGCCTATTGATGAACATGGAAATGTGACTGATAACACGCGTATCCGTGCTGCACTTCCCACTATTAAACATGTTTTAAGTAATGGAGGAAGCGTAATACTAATGTCACATCTTGGCCGGCCAAAAGATGCCCCAGACGCTAAATTCTCTCTCAGTCAGATTGTGAAAGAAGTATCCAGATTAATAGAGAAAGATATCATCTTCGTGGATGATTGTATTAGTGAAAGTGCATTTGAAATCACTAAAAATCTACAAAATGGTGAGATTGTTCTATTAGAGAACCTACGATTTTACGTAGAAGAAAAGAAAGGAAATGAAGATTTTGCAAAAAAACTAGCACAGCACGGTGATATCTATATCAATGATGCTTTTGGCACAGCTCATAGAGCGCATGCTAGCACAGCTATTATAGCAAAATACTTTCCCCATGATAAATATTTTGGTTTATTACTCGAGAATGAGATTCGAAGTATTGATGCCGTCCTAAAAACGCCGAAGCATCCTACAACTGCCATTATTGGAGGAGCAAAAGTGAGCTCAAAAATCAGTATTATCACTAAACTAATGGATTCAGTTGACAATATTATTATTGGTGGTGGAATGGCTTACACATTTATTAAAGCACAAGGAGGGAGTGTAGGAAACTCTTTGGTTGAAGATGATTTCTTAGATACGGCAAAAGAGATATTAGCACTTGCTAAAGCTAAGAATATTCAAATTTATTTACCTATTGACACACTTGTAGCTGATGCTTTTGACAATCATGCAAACACACAAGTATGTGCAATTAATGCCATACCTACAGGTTGGATGGGATTAGATATTGCCGTTGAAACAATACAAAAGTTTAGTCAAATAATTGAAAATTCCAATACTGTTTTATGGAATGGCCCAATGGGTGTTTTTGAGATGGAAACCTTTAAAAAAGGAACAGAGGCTATTGCTAATTCTTTAGTAAAAGCAACTAATAATGGAGCATTCACATTAGTTGGAGGAGGAGATTCAGTAGCTGCCATTAACGTACTCCATTTAGCAGATCAAGTAAGCTACGTTTCTACTGGTGGAGGTGCCATGTTGGAATATCTAGAAGGGATTGAATTACCTGGTATAAAGGCTATAAATGATTAA
- a CDS encoding S4 domain-containing protein produces MGIRIDKYVWAVRLCKTRSQATELIQKNKIKLNAQEIKPSREVNVGDIIQIVKNNAIFSYQIKAILDKRVGAKLVEDYLRDITPEEEITKYKTYQIAQSVYRNNGTGKPSKKDVRDLKKFLGIE; encoded by the coding sequence ATGGGAATTCGTATTGACAAATATGTATGGGCAGTTCGTTTGTGTAAAACACGTTCTCAAGCTACTGAGTTAATTCAAAAAAATAAGATTAAGTTAAATGCACAAGAAATTAAGCCTTCTCGTGAAGTAAATGTGGGTGATATCATACAGATAGTGAAGAATAATGCAATATTTTCCTATCAAATTAAGGCTATATTAGACAAAAGGGTAGGAGCTAAATTAGTTGAAGATTATTTAAGGGATATAACTCCAGAAGAGGAAATTACAAAATATAAGACTTATCAGATAGCGCAAAGTGTTTATCGCAATAATGGAACAGGAAAGCCATCTAAGAAAGATGTCCGTGATTTGAAAAAATTCTTGGGAATAGAGTAA
- a CDS encoding aminotransferase class I/II-fold pyridoxal phosphate-dependent enzyme has product MARDIFEKIKADRGPIGQYQKGVHGYFTFPKLEGEIGRKMTFRGKECLVWSVNNYLGLANHPEVRKADADSAAKWGLAYPMGARMMTGQTSEHEALEDEIADFMQKEDAILLNFGYQGMVSAIDSLVGRNDVIVYDSESHACILDGMRLHAGKRFVFQHNDMESFDKQMERATKLVADTDGGILVITEGVFGMAGDQGDLKGIVSFRKSGKYNFRLFVDDAHGFGTVGDKGIGTAMEQGVHDEIDVLFGTFAKSMASIGGFICAKEYITDYLRYNMRSQMFAKSLPMPIVVGARKRLELIRKHPEFKDNLWEIANNLQSGLKAAGFDIGHTNTAVTPVFMKGNLAEATNLTFDLRENYNIFCSIVIYPVVPKDVIMLRLIPTAVHTLEDVKYTIDTFIKVKDKLDKGEYKSEELAHVVVDK; this is encoded by the coding sequence ATGGCTAGAGACATTTTTGAAAAAATTAAAGCTGACAGAGGCCCCATCGGACAATATCAAAAAGGGGTTCACGGATATTTTACCTTCCCAAAACTAGAAGGAGAGATAGGTCGTAAAATGACATTCAGAGGAAAGGAATGTCTTGTATGGTCCGTAAATAACTATTTAGGATTAGCAAATCATCCAGAAGTTAGAAAGGCAGATGCAGATTCTGCTGCAAAATGGGGACTTGCATACCCAATGGGAGCAAGAATGATGACGGGTCAAACTAGTGAGCACGAGGCATTAGAAGACGAGATAGCTGACTTTATGCAAAAGGAAGACGCTATTCTTTTAAATTTTGGTTATCAAGGAATGGTTTCAGCTATTGATAGCCTAGTTGGAAGAAACGATGTTATCGTATATGATAGTGAATCCCACGCCTGCATATTAGATGGTATGAGATTACATGCTGGAAAACGCTTTGTATTCCAGCACAACGATATGGAGAGCTTTGATAAACAAATGGAAAGAGCTACAAAATTAGTAGCTGATACTGATGGTGGAATTTTGGTTATTACTGAAGGTGTTTTTGGTATGGCTGGAGATCAAGGTGACTTAAAAGGAATTGTTTCTTTTAGAAAATCAGGAAAATATAATTTTAGATTATTTGTTGATGACGCTCATGGATTTGGTACTGTTGGCGACAAAGGTATTGGAACTGCCATGGAGCAAGGAGTACATGATGAGATTGATGTCTTGTTTGGAACCTTTGCAAAATCAATGGCATCTATTGGTGGATTCATTTGTGCTAAAGAATATATTACTGATTATTTACGTTATAACATGCGTTCCCAAATGTTTGCTAAATCCTTACCTATGCCTATAGTTGTTGGGGCAAGAAAACGTTTAGAATTAATCAGAAAACATCCTGAGTTTAAAGATAATCTTTGGGAAATTGCTAATAATTTACAAAGCGGATTAAAGGCAGCCGGTTTTGATATTGGTCATACAAATACAGCTGTAACACCTGTATTTATGAAAGGTAATTTAGCTGAAGCTACCAATCTAACATTTGATTTGAGAGAAAATTATAATATCTTCTGTTCAATCGTTATCTATCCAGTTGTTCCAAAGGATGTAATTATGTTGAGATTAATCCCTACTGCTGTTCATACACTAGAGGATGTGAAATACACTATTGACACCTTTATTAAAGTGAAAGATAAACTTGACAAAGGAGAATACAAATCTGAGGAATTGGCTCATGTAGTAGTGGATAAATAA
- the murB gene encoding UDP-N-acetylmuramate dehydrogenase yields MLQENVNLKNYNTFGIDVMTQYFTSFQTEDELKELLSEHKDEKLLILGGGSNVLFLKDFDGIILLNRILGIKVINENNDSVIVEAGAGEIWNEFVLYTISQNWGGLENLSLIPGRVGASPMQNIGAYGVEIKDTFHSLQAINIKTGNKRVFTKEECKFGYRESVFKKDLKNQYVIISVQYKLSKNPKVNTQYGAIQDELDRRKIQSPTIKDVSNAVIAIRQSKLPDPKEIGNGGSFFKNPVIPIELFKKIQDKHPTVPSYPIDKSNIKVPAGWLIEQSGWKGKKIGACGVHNKQALVLVNHGGATGKDIYDLSSSIIADIQTKFGITLEREVNII; encoded by the coding sequence ATGCTCCAAGAAAACGTAAATTTAAAAAATTACAACACCTTTGGCATAGATGTAATGACTCAGTATTTCACTTCTTTCCAAACAGAAGATGAATTAAAAGAGCTACTTTCCGAGCATAAAGATGAGAAATTACTCATCTTGGGAGGAGGAAGCAATGTGCTATTTTTAAAAGATTTTGATGGAATTATTTTACTTAACAGAATTCTAGGAATAAAAGTTATAAATGAAAATAATGATTCTGTCATAGTAGAAGCAGGTGCTGGTGAAATCTGGAATGAGTTTGTGCTTTATACTATTAGTCAAAATTGGGGTGGACTTGAAAATCTTTCTCTTATTCCTGGAAGAGTCGGTGCAAGTCCTATGCAAAACATCGGTGCATATGGTGTAGAAATAAAAGACACTTTTCATTCTCTCCAAGCGATCAATATTAAGACAGGAAATAAACGAGTGTTTACAAAGGAAGAATGTAAGTTTGGATATCGTGAAAGTGTATTCAAGAAGGATCTAAAGAACCAATATGTCATAATTTCTGTACAATACAAATTATCGAAGAATCCAAAAGTAAATACACAATATGGAGCCATTCAGGATGAATTAGACAGAAGAAAAATCCAATCTCCTACCATTAAAGATGTAAGCAATGCTGTTATTGCTATTCGACAATCTAAACTTCCTGATCCTAAAGAAATAGGAAATGGAGGTAGTTTTTTCAAAAATCCTGTAATTCCAATAGAATTATTCAAGAAGATACAAGATAAACACCCAACCGTCCCTTCATATCCGATTGATAAATCCAACATAAAAGTGCCTGCCGGATGGCTTATAGAACAATCTGGATGGAAAGGAAAGAAAATAGGAGCATGTGGAGTTCATAACAAACAAGCACTAGTTTTGGTAAATCATGGAGGCGCTACAGGAAAAGATATTTATGATTTATCAAGCAGCATAATAGCGGATATACAAACTAAATTCGGAATAACACTCGAACGAGAAGTAAATATAATTTAA